The Setaria italica strain Yugu1 chromosome IX, Setaria_italica_v2.0, whole genome shotgun sequence genome has a window encoding:
- the LOC101784294 gene encoding uncharacterized protein LOC101784294: MAGMGRGMIAPLLVLNLIMYVVVIGFASWNLNHFINGETNYPGVAGNGATFYFLVFAILAGVVGAASKLAGIHHVRSWRGDSLATSAASALIAWAITALAFGLACKEIHIGGHRGWRLRVLEAFVIILAFTQLLYVLALHAGLFGNQFPAHHGYPPAADHYAADKPTARV; the protein is encoded by the coding sequence ATGGCCGGCATGGGCCGCGGCATGATCGCTCCGCTTCTGGTTCTGAACCTGATCATGTACGTGGTGGTAATCGGGTTCGCGAGCTGGAACCTGAACCACTTCATCAACGGGGAGACCAACTACCCCGGCGTTGCCGGCAACGGCGCCACCTTCTACTTCCTGGTGTTCGCCATCCTTGCCGGGGTGGTGGGCGCCGCCTCCAAGCTGGCCGGCATCCACCACGTGCGCTCCTGGCGCGGGGACAGCCTGgccaccagcgccgcctccgccctcatCGCCTGGGCCATCACCGCCCTCGCCTTCGGCCTCGCCTGCAAGGAGATCCACATCGGCGGCCACCGCGGGTGGCGCCTCCGGGTGCTCGAGGCCTTCGTCATCATCCTCGCCTTCACCCAGCTGCTCTACGTCCTCGCGCTCCACGCCGGACTCTTCGGCAACCAGTTCCCGGCCCATCATGGATACCCGCCGGCGGCAGATCACTACGCAGCAGACAAGCCCACGGCAAGGGTCTGA
- the LOC101785479 gene encoding myosin-6, with translation MASKSRFVVGSHVWVEDPDEAWMDGLVEEINGDELVINCTSGKKVTANVSSAYPKDTESPRGGVEDMTRLAYLHEPGVLQNLKSRYGLNEIYTYTGNILIAVNPFQRLPHLYNNHMMGIYKGAEFGELSPHPFAIADRSYRLMINDRISQAILVSGESGAGKTESTKMLMQYLAFMGGKAQAEGRSVQQQILESNPVLEAFGNAKTVRNNNSSRFGKFVEIQFDENGKISGAAIRTYLLERSRVCQISDPERNYHCFYMLCAAPPEDCKKYKLGDAKSFHYLNQSNCIALDGMDDSKEYMETRRAMGIVGISSDEQDAIFRVVAAILHLGNVEFAEGSEADSSVPKDEKSQFHLKTAAELFMCDEKGLEESLCKRVMATRGESITKNLDPRAAALSRDALARIVYSRLFDWLVNKINSSIGQDPDSKILIGVLDIYGFESFLTNSFEQFCINLTNEKLQQHFNQHVFKMEQEEYTKEEIDWSYIQFVDNQEILDLIEKKPGGIIALLDETCMLRNSTHETFAEKLYQKFKDNPHFSKPKFSRSDFTIHHYAGNVTYQTDHFLDKNIDYAVNEHQVLLNASKCSFVSSLFPPCEESTKSTKFTSIGSSFKQQLQSLLETLSATEPHYIRCVKPNNVLKPAIFENINVLQQLRCGGVLEAIRISCLGYPTRRTFYEFVNRFGILQPKVLGRSHNEITAAKMLLDKANLTGYQIGKTKVFLRAGQMAELDALRTEVLGHSAKKIQSKVRSFLARKKYIQLQLCATQLQAVCRGTIARRCYENLRKEAASLKIQTCYRMHHSRKYYVDIYSASTTIQSGLRGMAARIILHYKRQTKAAVIIQSRCRCYLARSQYVRMMKATITAQCGWRRRVARRELRNLKMAAKETGALQAAKSKLEKEVEELTWRLQLEKRIRADMEEAKTQENKKLQLQLQELQLQLKDTKDLLKREHEAAKEASEKASAVPEILADTARVDELTSENEKLKILVASFEEKLQKTEQKFEETEKAREELLNKATDAESKINELKNTMQSLQEKLTNTEAENHVLRQQAMKSRPDNMPLLNMHRKSNLANGSVQSDEQESVDTLINCVVENIGFSEGKPVAAITIYKCLLHWRIFETDKTNVFDRLIQIFGSAMQKQDNNADLAYWLSNSSSLLIILQKSLKPPGSSGTTPMKRPQTQTSFLGRMVFRASNITVDMDLVRQVEAKYPALLFKQQLTAFVEGLYGMIRDNVKKEISSVVSLVIQAPRSAKAGLITDQGSYWQMIVNHLNDLLKVLQENCVPTIFARKIFTQIFSFINAQLLNSLLVRRECCSFSNGEYVKQGLDELESWCTQAKPEYAGSAWDELKHICQAVGFLVIFKKFRISYDEIINDLCPVLSVQQIYKICTQYWDDKYNTESVSEEVLDEMRKVVNEGSGQQGAPPDSSTFLLDEEISMPLSLEEIASSMDAKEFQNVSPPQQLLENAAFQFLRS, from the exons ATG GCGTCCAAAAGCCGCTTTGTCGTGGGCTCTCATGTCTGGGTTGAGGACCCAGACGAGGCCTGGATGGATGGCTTAGTGGAAGAGATCAATGGGGATGAACTTGTCATAAACTGCACCTCTGGAAAGAAG GTGACTGCTAATGTTTCAAGTGCCTATCCCAAGGATACAGAGTCTCCACGCGGTGGTGTGGAGGATATGACAAGGCTAGCATATTTACATGAACCAGGAGTGCTTCAGAACCTGAAGTCTAGATATGGACTAAATGAAATATAC ACTTATACTGGGAATATCTTGATAGCTGTTAATCCATTTCAAAGACTTCCTCATCTATACAACAACCATATGATGGGAATTTACAAAGGAGCAGAATTTGGTGAGCTGAGCCCCCATCCATTTGCTATCGCTGACCGTTCATATAG ACTTATGATCAATGATCGTATAAGCCAAGCAATATTGGTGAGCGGAGAGAGTGGAGCTGGCAAGACTGAAAGCACTAAAATGCTTATGCAATATCTTGCTTTTATGGGTGGTAAAGCTCAAGCTGAAGGAAGGTCAGTGCAACAGCAGATCCTGGAG TCTAACCCAGTTCTTGAGGCATTTGGCAATGCAAAAACTGTCAGGAACAATAATTCAAG TCGTTTTGGAAAATTTGTTGAGATTCAGTTTGATGAGAACGGAAAGATATCAGGAGCTGCTATAAGAACCTATCTTCTAGAAAGATCACGTGTGTGTCAAATATCTGATCCAGAAAGAAACTACCACTGCTTTTACATGCTATGTGCTGCACCACCAGAA GATTGCAAGAAATATAAATTGGGAGATGCCAAATCATTTCACTATCTAAACCAGTCTAATTGTATTGCGCTTGATGGGATGGATGACTCCAAAGAATACATGGAAACCCGACGAGCTATGGGTATTGTGGGTATCAGTTCTGATGAACAG GATGCAATATTTAGAGTTGTGGCCGCTATTCTTCATTTGGGCAACGTGGAATTTGCAGAAGGAAGTGAAGCAGATTCTTCAGTACCCAAAGATGAGAAATCCCAATTCCATCTTAAGACAGCAGCTGAGCTCTTCAT GTGCGATGAAAAAGGTCTTGAGGAATCTTTGTGTAAGCGTGTTATGGCAACACGTGGGGAGAGTATTACTAAAAATTTGGACCCACGAGCTGCAGCTCTGAGTAGAGATGCATTGGCTAGGATAGTTTACTCACGTTTGTTTGATTG GCTTGTAAATAAAATCAATAGTTCAATTGGTCAAGATCCTGATTCAAAGATTTTGATTGGTGTCCTGGACATTTATGGTTTCGAGAGTTTCTTGACAAACAG CTTTGAGCAATTTTGTATCAATCTGACTAATGAGAAGCTCCAACAACACTTTAATCAG CATGTTTTTAAGATGGAGCAGGAAGAATACACGAAAGAAGAAATTGACTGGAGTTACATCCAGTTTGTGGATAACCAAGAAATTCTAGATCTAATTGAGAAG AAACCTGGGGGAATAATTGCGCTTTTGGATGAGACATG CATGCTGCGAAATTCAACCCACGAGACATTTGCTGAGAAGCTATACCAAAAATTTAAAGACAACCCTCACTTCAGTAAACCAAAATTTTCACGGTCCGACTTCACTATTCACCACTATGCTGGCAAT GTCACTTATCAAACGGACCATTTTTTAGATAAAAACATCGATTATGCTGTGAATGAACATCAAGTCTTGTTAAATGCCTCAAAATGTTCATTTGTTTCAAGTCTTTTTCCACCCTGTGAAGAATCAACAAAATCAACAAAGTTTACTTCAATCGGCTCAAGTTTCAAG CAACAATTACAGTCTCTGCTAGAAACTCTGAGTGCAACAGAACCACACTATATCCGGTGCGTAAAACCAAACAATGTTCTCAAGCCAGCAATATTTGAGAACATTAATGTTCTCCAGCAGCTTCGTTGTGGG GGAGTTTTAGAGGCAATAAGGATAAGCTGTTTGGGATACCCAACTAGGAGAACATTTTATGAATTTGTTAATCGATTTGGTATTCTGCAACCCAAAGTTCTGGGTCGAAG CCACAATGAAATTACTGCTGCGAAGATGCTTCTTGACAAAGCCAATCTTACAGGCTATCAG ATAGGAAAAACAAAAGTATTTCTTCGTGCTGGTCAAATGGCAGAGTTAGATGCTTTAAGAACTGAAGTTTTGGGACATTCAGCTAAAAAAATACAAAGCAAAGTTCGGTCATTTCTGGCTCGGAAAAAATACATCCAGCTTCAACTATGTGCTACACAACTCCAGGCAGTATGTAGGG GAACAATTGCAAGAAGGTGTTATGAAAACCTTCGTAAGGAAGCAGCTTCATTGAAAATTCAGACCTGCTACCGTATGCACCATTCAAGGAAATACTATGTAGATATCTATTCTGCATCAACTACAATCCAGTCCGGTCTACGTGGTATGGCTGCTCGCATCATACTCCACTATAAGCGGCAAACAAAAGCTGCAGTCATTATTCAG AGTCGTTGTCGCTGTTATTTAGCACGCTCACAATATGTTAGAATGATGAAGGCCACAATCACGGCTCAGTGTGGTTGGAGAAGAAGAGTGGCCAGAAGGGAACTCCGAAACCTCAAAATG GCTGCAAAAGAAACTGGTGCTCTACAGGCTGCCAAAAGCAAACTAGAGAAGGAAGTCGAGGAGCTTACTTGGCGACTGCAGCTGGAGAAACGTATTAGG GCTGATATGGAAGAAGCCAAGacacaagaaaataaaaagcTCCAATTACAATTGCAGGAACTGCAATTGCAGCTCAAGGATACAAAGGACCTGTTGAAAAGGGAACATGAAGCTGCCAAAGAAGCATCAGAGAAAGCTTCTGCAGTACCAGAGATCCTTGCTGATACAGCTCGAGTCGATGAGCTTACTTCTGAAAACGAGAAGCTCAAG ATATTGGTGGCCTCTTTTGAGGAAAAACTTCAGAAAACAGAGCAGAAGTTCGAAGAAACAGAGAAAGCTAGGGAAGAATTACTCAATAAAGCCACAGATGCAGAGTCAAAGATAAATGAACTGAAGAACACAATGCAAAG CCTTCAAGAAAAGCTGACTAATACGGAAGCAGAAAACCATGTTCTTCGGCAGCAGGCTATGAAATCAAGACCTGATAATATGCCTTTGCTTAACATGCATCGGAAATCa AATTTGGCTAACGGAAGCGTACAATCTGATGAACAG GAGAGTGTTGACACACTGATAAATTGTGTTGTTGAAAATATCGGATTCAGTGAAGGAAAGCCAGTTGCTGCAATAACCATATACAAATGCCTTCTTCATTGGAGAATTTTTGAGACGGACAAAACAAATGTTTTTGATCGATTGATTCAGATTTTTGGTTCTGCGATGCAG AAACAAGATAACAATGCTGATCTTGCATACTGGTTGTCAAATTCATCATCTTTATTGATTATACTACAGAAGAGCCTCAAACCTCCTGGCTCATCTGGAACAACTCCCATGAAAAGACCACAGACTCAGACATCATTCCTTGGAAGGATG GTATTTCGTGCTTCAAATATTACTGTTGATATGGATCTCGTGCGCCAAGTTGAGGCCAAGTATCCTGCTCTCCTTTTCAAGCAGCAACTAACAGCTTTTGTGGAAGGCTTATATGGAATGATCCGAGACAATGTGAAGAAAGAAATATCATCAGTAGTCTCACTAGTCATTCAG GCACCAAGAAGTGCAAAAGCGGGTTTGATTACAGATCAAGGTAGCTATTGGCAGATGATAGTCAACCATTTGAATGACCTCTTGAAAGTTTTGCAAGAAAATTGT GTACCGACAATTTTTGCACGGAAGATCTTTACACAGATCTTCTCGTTTATTAACGCTCAACTCTTGAATAG TCTTCTCGTGCGGCGAGAGTGCTGTTCTTTTAGCAATGGGGAATATGTGAAACAAGGGCTGGATGAACTCGAGTCATGGTGCACACAGGCCAAGCCAGAG TATGCAGGATCTGCATGGGATGAACTTAAGCACATATGCCAAGCTGTTGGTTTCTTG GTCATTTTCAAAAAGTTCAGGATCTCATATGATGAGATCATCAATGATCTGTGCCCA GTATTGAGTGTTCAGCAGATTTACAAAATATGCACGCAGTACTGGGATGACAAATACAATACGGAGAGTGTATCTGAGGAGGTCCTTGATGAGATGAGAAAAGTGGTGAACGAGGGAAGTGGCCAGCAGGGCGCTCCGCCGGACTCTAGTACATTCTTACTAGATGAGGAAATAAG CATGCCTCTATCGCTGGAGGAGATCGCAAGCTCTATGGACGCCAAGGAATTTCAGAACGTGAGCCCACCGCAACAACTCCTTGAGAACGCGGCTTTCCAGTTCTTGAGAAGCTGA